A single genomic interval of Noviherbaspirillum cavernae harbors:
- the bfr gene encoding bacterioferritin — protein MKGDPNIIKLLNSQLTNELTAINQYFLHARMYQHWGLSKLGKKEYEESIDEMKHADKLVNRILMLDGLPNLQALHKLMVGESAPEMLKADLKLEHMSHQTLKDGITACEAAGDYVSRDLLTEILDDTEEHIEWIETQIELIDKVGLQNYLQTQMEA, from the coding sequence ATGAAGGGCGATCCCAACATCATCAAGCTGTTGAACAGCCAGCTCACCAACGAACTCACCGCGATCAACCAGTACTTCCTCCATGCGCGCATGTACCAGCATTGGGGGCTCTCAAAACTCGGCAAGAAGGAATACGAGGAATCCATCGACGAGATGAAGCATGCGGACAAGCTCGTCAACCGCATCCTGATGCTCGACGGATTGCCGAATCTGCAGGCATTGCACAAACTGATGGTCGGCGAGTCGGCACCTGAAATGCTGAAGGCGGATTTGAAGCTGGAGCACATGTCTCACCAAACGCTGAAAGACGGGATCACGGCATGCGAGGCGGCCGGCGATTATGTGTCGCGCGACCTCCTGACCGAGATACTCGACGATACGGAAGAACACATCGAATGGATCGAGACGCAGATTGAACTAATCGACAAGGTCGGCTTGCAGAACTACCTGCAGACGCAGATGGAAGCCTGA
- a CDS encoding glutathione S-transferase C-terminal domain-containing protein has product MKLVGSIASPYVRKVRVVMAEKKLDYALILDDVWAADTRIHQSNPLGKVPCLVMEDGGAMFDSRVIVEYLDTMTPVCKLIPPNGRERAEVKCWEALADGVLDAGVLVRLERTRRPEAQQSAEWIERQMLKVHAGLKAMSTGLKDKPFCAGTHYSLADVAVGCALGWLSFRFPEIDWRGDYPNLVKLFDKLSERASFKDTVPQ; this is encoded by the coding sequence ATGAAACTCGTCGGTTCCATCGCCAGCCCCTATGTCCGCAAAGTCCGCGTTGTCATGGCGGAGAAGAAGCTCGACTACGCGCTGATTCTGGACGATGTATGGGCCGCCGATACCCGGATTCATCAATCCAATCCGCTGGGTAAAGTGCCCTGCCTGGTCATGGAAGACGGTGGCGCGATGTTTGATTCGCGCGTCATTGTTGAATATCTCGATACCATGACGCCGGTGTGCAAGCTGATTCCGCCCAACGGCCGCGAGCGCGCCGAAGTGAAGTGCTGGGAAGCGCTGGCCGATGGCGTGCTCGATGCCGGCGTGCTGGTCCGTCTGGAAAGAACCAGGCGTCCCGAAGCGCAGCAAAGCGCGGAATGGATCGAGCGTCAGATGCTCAAGGTGCATGCCGGCCTGAAGGCCATGTCGACCGGCCTGAAGGACAAGCCGTTCTGCGCCGGCACGCATTACTCGCTGGCGGACGTGGCAGTCGGCTGCGCACTCGGCTGGCTGTCGTTCCGTTTTCCTGAAATCGATTGGCGCGGCGACTATCCGAATCTCGTCAAGCTGTTCGACAAGTTGTCCGAGCGCGCATCGTTCAAGGACACCGTGCCGCAATAA
- the purB gene encoding adenylosuccinate lyase, whose product MSLSTLSALSPLDGRYAAKTDKLRPILSEAGFMHHRVKVEIAWLQALSNAGFAEIKPFSAAANTLLDKLAAEFNEADAQRIKEIEAVTNHDVKAVEYWLKEKVKDVPELVAASEFIHFACTSEDINNTSHGMMLKAARDTVVLPSLQSVIAKLTELAHVNADLPMLSRTHGQPASPTTLGKEIANVVARLKRAEQRIAAVEILGKMNGAVGNYNAHLSAYPDFDWETFSKSVIEQRLGLTFNPYTIQIEPHDYMAEMFDAIARANTILLDLNRDVWGYISLGYFKQRTKAGEIGSSTMPHKVNPIDFENSEGNLGLANALLKHLSEKLPVSRWQRDLTDSTVLRNIGVAFGYAVLAYDSCLRGLNKLEVNPARLAEDLDATWEVLAEPVQTVMRRYGIENPYEQLKELTRGKGISKEALRDFINGLAIPQQAKDHLLAMTPANYIGHAAKLARKV is encoded by the coding sequence ATGTCGCTTTCCACCCTCTCCGCCCTTTCCCCGCTTGACGGCCGCTACGCCGCCAAAACCGACAAGCTGCGCCCGATCCTGTCCGAGGCGGGTTTCATGCATCACCGCGTGAAGGTCGAAATCGCGTGGCTGCAAGCCTTGTCCAACGCGGGCTTCGCTGAAATCAAACCGTTTTCCGCCGCCGCAAACACGCTGCTTGACAAGCTTGCCGCCGAATTCAATGAAGCCGACGCGCAACGCATCAAGGAAATCGAAGCCGTTACCAACCACGATGTGAAAGCGGTCGAATACTGGCTGAAGGAAAAGGTGAAGGATGTGCCGGAGCTGGTTGCCGCTTCCGAATTCATTCACTTCGCCTGCACCTCTGAAGATATCAACAACACCTCGCACGGCATGATGCTGAAGGCGGCGCGCGACACTGTGGTATTGCCATCGCTGCAATCCGTGATCGCGAAGCTGACCGAATTGGCGCACGTCAATGCCGACTTGCCGATGCTATCGCGCACCCATGGCCAGCCGGCCAGCCCGACCACGCTCGGCAAGGAAATCGCCAACGTGGTGGCACGTCTGAAGCGCGCGGAACAGCGCATTGCCGCCGTCGAAATCCTCGGCAAGATGAACGGTGCGGTCGGCAACTACAATGCGCATCTGTCCGCCTATCCCGATTTCGACTGGGAGACGTTCTCGAAGAGCGTGATCGAACAGCGCCTCGGCCTGACCTTCAATCCATACACGATCCAGATCGAGCCGCACGACTACATGGCCGAAATGTTCGACGCCATCGCGCGCGCCAACACGATCCTGCTCGACCTGAACCGCGACGTCTGGGGCTACATTTCGCTCGGCTATTTCAAGCAGCGCACCAAGGCCGGTGAAATCGGTTCGTCCACCATGCCGCACAAGGTGAACCCGATCGACTTCGAGAATTCCGAGGGCAATCTCGGCCTCGCCAACGCCTTGCTCAAGCATCTCTCGGAGAAGCTGCCGGTATCGCGCTGGCAGCGCGACCTGACCGACTCCACCGTGTTGCGCAACATCGGCGTCGCCTTCGGCTACGCGGTGCTGGCGTATGACAGCTGCCTGCGCGGCTTGAACAAGCTGGAAGTCAATCCGGCCCGCCTGGCGGAAGACCTCGACGCGACATGGGAAGTGCTGGCCGAGCCGGTGCAGACCGTGATGCGTCGCTATGGCATCGAGAATCCGTATGAACAGTTGAAGGAACTGACGCGCGGCAAAGGCATTTCGAAGGAGGCCTTGCGCGACTTCATCAACGGCCTCGCCATCCCGCAGCAGGCGAAGGACCATCTGCTGGCGATGACGCCGGCCAATTACATCGGACACGCTGCCAAACTGGCCCGCAAGGTCTGA
- a CDS encoding cytochrome b, producing the protein MQRYTIPAIVLHWLTALLIVSAFALGVTMVDIPGLTPTKLKYYSWHKWLGVTVLGLACLRILWRLTHAAPAYPGNMPGWQQKAAHALHGLLYLLIFAIPLSGYFYSLAAGVPVVYLGVVPLPVFIDADPELKAVLKQVHYAFNMLLLSAIALHLLAALKHHFIDKDGVLKRMLP; encoded by the coding sequence ATGCAACGCTACACGATTCCCGCGATTGTCCTGCATTGGCTGACGGCCTTGCTGATCGTGTCCGCCTTCGCACTGGGGGTGACCATGGTCGACATTCCGGGGCTGACGCCGACGAAACTCAAATATTATTCATGGCACAAGTGGCTGGGCGTGACCGTGCTGGGATTGGCCTGCCTGCGAATCCTGTGGCGGCTGACCCATGCAGCGCCAGCCTATCCCGGCAACATGCCCGGCTGGCAGCAGAAAGCGGCGCATGCGCTGCACGGCTTGCTGTATCTACTGATTTTCGCGATCCCGCTATCGGGCTATTTCTACAGCCTCGCCGCCGGCGTGCCGGTGGTATATCTCGGCGTCGTGCCCCTGCCGGTCTTCATCGATGCCGATCCGGAATTGAAGGCCGTGCTCAAGCAGGTCCATTACGCATTCAACATGCTGCTGTTGAGCGCCATTGCCTTGCACCTGCTGGCGGCGCTCAAGCATCATTTCATCGACAAGGACGGCGTGCTCAAACGCATGCTGCCCTGA
- a CDS encoding YceI family protein, whose translation MLNRSILRRTAAAVALALTLPAIAAALKTDPSRSAVSAVFKQMNVPVEGKFKKFNAQIDFDSARPEASKASMEIDIGSFDLGDPEFNKEAQKKEWFNGAQYAKASFVSSALKPGAGGKLDVAGKLTIKGKTADVSFPLTVKKEGANQVFEGALPIKRLTFNIGEGEWKDTSMVADEVVIKFRVVTAQ comes from the coding sequence ATGCTGAACCGTTCCATTCTGCGCCGCACCGCTGCCGCCGTTGCGCTTGCACTCACATTGCCGGCCATTGCCGCCGCGCTCAAGACCGACCCATCCAGAAGCGCGGTGTCCGCCGTGTTCAAGCAAATGAATGTGCCGGTCGAAGGAAAGTTCAAGAAGTTCAACGCGCAGATCGACTTCGACAGCGCCAGGCCAGAGGCATCGAAAGCCAGCATGGAAATCGACATCGGCAGCTTCGACCTTGGCGACCCCGAATTCAACAAGGAAGCGCAGAAAAAGGAATGGTTCAACGGCGCGCAATATGCGAAAGCAAGCTTCGTCTCAAGCGCACTCAAGCCGGGCGCGGGCGGCAAGCTCGATGTCGCGGGCAAGCTCACCATCAAGGGCAAGACGGCCGACGTCAGCTTTCCGCTCACCGTGAAGAAGGAAGGCGCCAATCAGGTTTTTGAAGGCGCGCTGCCGATCAAGCGGCTGACCTTCAACATCGGAGAAGGCGAATGGAAGGACACCAGCATGGTCGCCGATGAAGTCGTCATCAAGTTCCGCGTCGTCACGGCGCAGTAG
- a CDS encoding YceI family protein, whose product MKLKHIAAALLAVSATSAFADVYNIEPNHTYPSFEADHLGISVWRGKFTKTSGKISLDRAAKTGTVDIAIEANSLDFGHTKMNDHAKSKDMFNVEQFPTITYKGKAIKFDGDKPVAVEGDLTMLGVTKPVTLAIGKFKCIQHPMFKREVCGADATAEFKRTDFGLNYGTPRFASEVKLAIQVEAIKAD is encoded by the coding sequence ATGAAACTGAAGCACATCGCCGCCGCCCTGCTGGCAGTCAGCGCCACCTCCGCCTTTGCCGATGTCTACAACATCGAGCCGAACCATACGTACCCGAGCTTTGAAGCGGACCACCTGGGCATCTCGGTTTGGCGCGGCAAATTCACCAAAACCAGCGGCAAGATCAGTCTCGACCGTGCGGCGAAGACCGGTACCGTGGACATCGCGATCGAGGCCAATTCTCTCGATTTCGGCCACACCAAGATGAACGATCATGCCAAGTCCAAGGACATGTTCAATGTCGAGCAGTTCCCGACCATCACCTATAAGGGCAAGGCAATCAAGTTCGACGGCGACAAGCCGGTCGCGGTGGAAGGCGACCTGACGATGCTCGGCGTGACAAAACCCGTCACGCTCGCCATCGGCAAGTTCAAATGCATCCAGCATCCGATGTTCAAGCGCGAAGTGTGCGGAGCGGACGCCACCGCGGAGTTCAAGCGCACCGACTTCGGCCTGAATTACGGCACGCCGAGATTTGCATCTGAAGTGAAGCTCGCGATTCAGGTAGAAGCCATCAAGGCCGACTGA
- a CDS encoding MarR family transcriptional regulator gives MQAGDMRTGFFLSRLPIVHTMKERFLRSIRLLAECYHAFEHISSMHVRSLNLTPAQFDIIATLGNTSGMSFKELGERTLITKGTLTGVVARLEGKGLVERSTKPEDRRSMIVRLTAKGQHEFECAFAEHMQYCRQLFVQYSDEEFSALERELATLKQRLAAGNPTSQ, from the coding sequence ATGCAAGCCGGTGACATGCGCACCGGCTTTTTTCTTTCTCGTCTTCCAATCGTCCACACCATGAAAGAGCGATTCCTGCGCAGCATCCGCCTGCTCGCCGAGTGCTATCACGCGTTCGAGCACATCTCCTCCATGCACGTGCGTTCGCTCAATCTCACACCTGCACAGTTCGACATCATCGCCACGCTCGGCAATACATCCGGCATGTCATTCAAGGAACTGGGCGAAAGGACGCTGATTACCAAGGGTACGCTGACCGGCGTCGTTGCGCGACTGGAAGGCAAGGGGCTGGTCGAACGCAGCACCAAACCCGAAGACCGGCGCAGCATGATCGTGCGGCTTACGGCAAAGGGACAGCACGAATTCGAGTGCGCCTTCGCCGAACACATGCAGTACTGCAGACAGCTTTTTGTGCAATACAGCGATGAGGAATTCTCCGCTCTGGAACGAGAGCTTGCGACACTGAAACAGCGGCTGGCAGCAGGCAATCCGACCAGTCAGTAA
- the secF gene encoding protein translocase subunit SecF produces the protein MEFFRIKRDIPFMRNALLFNVISLLTFVAAVFFLWQKGLHLSVEFTGGTVMEVTYSKPANIEGIRKSIEGLGFADTQVQSFGTAQDVMIRMPLIKGLTSAQQSEKVISTLKAQDPDVKLQRVEFVGPQVGEELTHDGLMALVMVVAGVMIYLALRFEWKYAVSAIIANLHDVVIILGFFAFFQWEFSLSVLAGVLAVLGYSVNESVVIFDRIRENFRKLRKASVIEVIDNAITSTISRTIITHGCTQMMVLSMLLFGGPTLHNFALALTIGILFGIYSSVFVAAAVAMWLGIKREDLIKPVKEKDETDGAVV, from the coding sequence ATGGAATTTTTCCGCATCAAAAGAGACATCCCCTTCATGCGCAATGCGCTGCTCTTCAACGTGATCTCTCTGCTCACGTTCGTTGCGGCGGTGTTCTTCCTTTGGCAAAAGGGCCTGCATCTGTCGGTCGAATTTACCGGCGGCACGGTGATGGAAGTCACCTATTCGAAGCCGGCGAACATCGAAGGCATTCGCAAATCCATCGAAGGTCTGGGATTTGCCGACACGCAAGTGCAGAGCTTCGGCACGGCGCAGGACGTGATGATCCGCATGCCGCTCATCAAGGGCCTCACGTCGGCGCAGCAAAGCGAGAAGGTGATCTCCACACTGAAGGCGCAAGACCCGGACGTGAAGCTGCAACGGGTCGAATTCGTCGGGCCGCAGGTCGGCGAGGAACTCACGCATGATGGCTTGATGGCGCTGGTGATGGTGGTGGCCGGCGTGATGATTTATCTCGCGCTCCGCTTCGAATGGAAGTACGCGGTCTCCGCCATCATCGCCAACCTGCACGACGTGGTGATCATCCTCGGTTTCTTCGCCTTCTTCCAGTGGGAGTTCTCGCTCTCGGTGCTGGCCGGCGTACTGGCGGTGCTCGGCTATTCGGTCAACGAATCGGTCGTGATCTTCGACCGGATTCGCGAAAACTTCCGCAAGCTGCGCAAGGCTTCCGTCATCGAAGTGATCGACAATGCGATCACCAGCACGATTTCCCGTACCATCATCACGCACGGCTGCACCCAGATGATGGTGCTGTCGATGCTCTTGTTCGGCGGCCCGACCCTGCATAACTTCGCTCTGGCCCTGACCATCGGCATTCTGTTCGGCATCTACTCGTCGGTGTTCGTTGCGGCCGCCGTGGCCATGTGGCTGGGCATCAAGCGGGAGGATTTGATCAAGCCGGTCAAGGAAAAGGACGAAACGGATGGCGCTGTCGTGTGA
- the secD gene encoding protein translocase subunit SecD: protein MNRYPLWKYIVIVIALIFGALYTIPNFFGESPAVQISSAKATVKVDSAMMARVEQALQKADLKPEGVMYDISGTHGSVRARFADTDTQFKAKALLEKELNADPADPTYLVAFNLLSNTPAWLQSLHALPMSLGLDLRGGVHFLMQVDIKAVMNKRVQGLQSSVRSVLRDKNVRHAGINRSGDAIEIKFREPETRARAKDVIASQLPELALTEAADADFTLTAALKPEALKQTVENAVQQNITTLSKRVNELGVAEPLIQRQGADRIVVQLPGVQDVSRAKDIIGRTATLEVRMVDESVTRGTEETATVPFGSELFKVGKGAPVVLYRDPVITGDYISNASASFDQNQQPSVSIDLNGDGGRKMRDATREKVGKSMAIVLFEKNKGEVLTVATIRDELGSRFQITGMGSSEAASDLALLLRAGSLAAPMEIIEERTIGPQLGADNIEKGFKSTLYGFLAIAVFMMLYYHLFGFFSVLALAVNVFLLIALLSLLQATLSLPGIAAIALALGMAIDANVLINERIREELRAGNSPQAAIAIGFDRAWATILDSNVTTLIVGLALLIFGSGPVRGFAVVHSLGILTSIFSAVFVSRGVVNLWYGRKKKLTSISIGQIWKPGQA from the coding sequence ATGAATCGCTATCCACTCTGGAAATACATTGTCATCGTCATCGCGCTGATCTTCGGCGCGCTGTACACGATTCCCAACTTCTTCGGCGAATCGCCCGCAGTGCAGATCAGCAGCGCGAAGGCCACCGTGAAGGTCGACAGCGCGATGATGGCGCGCGTCGAGCAGGCGCTGCAAAAGGCCGACCTCAAGCCGGAGGGCGTGATGTACGACATCAGCGGCACGCACGGTTCGGTGCGCGCCCGCTTTGCCGATACCGATACGCAATTCAAGGCCAAGGCACTGCTTGAGAAAGAGTTGAACGCCGATCCGGCCGATCCGACCTACCTCGTCGCCTTCAATCTGCTGTCGAATACGCCGGCATGGCTGCAATCGTTGCATGCCCTGCCGATGTCGCTGGGCCTCGATCTGCGCGGCGGCGTGCACTTCCTGATGCAAGTCGATATCAAGGCGGTCATGAACAAGCGCGTGCAAGGCTTGCAGTCCAGCGTGCGCAGCGTGTTGCGCGACAAGAATGTGCGTCACGCCGGCATCAATCGCAGCGGCGACGCCATCGAAATCAAGTTCCGCGAGCCGGAAACCCGCGCCAGGGCCAAGGACGTCATCGCCTCTCAACTGCCGGAACTGGCCCTGACCGAAGCGGCCGATGCCGACTTCACGCTGACCGCCGCGTTGAAGCCGGAAGCCTTGAAGCAGACGGTTGAAAACGCCGTGCAGCAAAACATTACCACCCTGTCCAAGCGCGTCAACGAGCTCGGCGTGGCCGAGCCGCTGATCCAGCGCCAGGGCGCGGACCGCATCGTGGTGCAATTGCCGGGCGTGCAGGACGTCTCGCGGGCGAAGGATATCATCGGTCGCACCGCGACACTGGAAGTGCGCATGGTCGATGAGTCGGTCACGCGCGGCACGGAGGAAACGGCGACAGTGCCGTTCGGCTCCGAGCTGTTCAAGGTCGGCAAGGGCGCGCCGGTGGTGCTGTACAGGGATCCTGTGATCACCGGCGACTATATTTCCAACGCCTCGGCCAGCTTCGACCAGAACCAGCAACCCTCGGTCAGCATCGATCTGAACGGCGACGGCGGCCGCAAGATGCGCGACGCGACGCGCGAGAAGGTCGGCAAGTCGATGGCGATCGTGCTGTTCGAAAAGAACAAGGGCGAGGTGCTGACAGTTGCCACCATTCGCGACGAGCTGGGTTCGCGCTTCCAGATCACCGGCATGGGTTCGTCCGAGGCGGCGTCCGACCTCGCGCTGCTGCTGCGCGCCGGTTCGCTGGCGGCACCGATGGAAATCATCGAGGAACGCACCATCGGCCCGCAGCTTGGCGCGGACAACATCGAGAAAGGCTTCAAGTCAACCCTGTACGGCTTCCTCGCGATCGCTGTCTTCATGATGCTGTACTACCATCTGTTCGGCTTCTTCAGCGTGCTGGCGCTGGCGGTGAACGTGTTCCTGCTGATCGCGCTGCTGTCCCTGCTGCAGGCGACGCTGTCGCTCCCGGGTATCGCGGCGATTGCGCTTGCGCTCGGCATGGCAATCGATGCCAACGTGCTGATCAATGAACGCATTCGCGAAGAGCTACGTGCCGGCAATTCGCCGCAGGCTGCCATTGCCATCGGTTTCGACCGCGCGTGGGCGACGATTCTGGATTCCAACGTGACGACCCTGATTGTCGGCCTTGCGCTGCTGATTTTCGGTTCGGGCCCGGTGCGCGGCTTCGCGGTCGTGCACAGTCTCGGGATTCTCACCTCGATTTTCTCGGCGGTGTTCGTGTCGCGCGGCGTGGTCAACCTGTGGTACGGCCGCAAGAAGAAGCTCACCTCGATCTCGATCGGCCAGATCTGGAAACCCGGTCAGGCATAG
- the yajC gene encoding preprotein translocase subunit YajC — protein MMSFLPIILMFVVLYFLMIRPQMKRQKEQKSMMEALAKGDEVVTAGGILGKVVKVTDAYVTLEIADGTEVVAQKASVATLLPKGTIKSL, from the coding sequence ATGATGAGCTTTTTGCCAATCATCCTGATGTTCGTGGTGTTGTACTTCCTGATGATTCGTCCGCAGATGAAGCGCCAGAAGGAACAGAAGTCCATGATGGAAGCGCTCGCCAAGGGCGATGAAGTTGTCACCGCCGGCGGCATCCTCGGCAAGGTCGTCAAGGTGACCGATGCCTACGTCACGCTCGAAATCGCCGACGGCACCGAAGTCGTCGCGCAAAAAGCCTCAGTGGCAACGCTGCTGCCCAAGGGCACCATCAAATCGCTGTAA
- the tgt gene encoding tRNA guanosine(34) transglycosylase Tgt: protein MLNFKLIKTDGKARRGRLTLNHGVVETPIFMPVGTYGSVKAMSPLELHDIDAQIILGNTFHLWLRPGLDVVSKFDGLHRFIGWSKPILTDSGGFQVFSLGAMRKITEEGVKFASPINGDKLFLSPEISMQIQRVLNSDIVMQFDECTPYEINGRPATEAEAATSMRMSLRWGKRSRDEFDKGENPNALFGIVQGGMFEHLRDESLAGLQEIGYDGYAIGGLSVGEPKEDMMRVLEHVGPRLPADKPHYLMGVGTPEDLVAGVANGVDMFDCVMPTRNARNGWLFTRFGDLKIKNARYKDDEKPLDESCECYACRNFSRAYLYHLHRAGEILGARLNTIHNLHYYLQLMREMRAAIDADRFQAFVVQFHADRARGV, encoded by the coding sequence ATGCTGAATTTCAAACTCATCAAGACCGACGGCAAGGCCCGTCGCGGCCGTCTGACGCTCAATCACGGCGTGGTCGAAACGCCGATCTTCATGCCGGTCGGCACCTACGGCTCGGTGAAGGCGATGTCGCCGCTCGAACTGCACGATATCGATGCGCAAATCATTCTCGGCAACACGTTCCATCTGTGGCTGCGGCCCGGCCTCGATGTAGTGAGCAAATTCGACGGCCTGCATCGGTTCATCGGCTGGAGCAAGCCGATCCTGACCGACTCTGGCGGCTTTCAGGTGTTCTCGCTCGGTGCGATGCGCAAGATCACGGAAGAGGGCGTCAAGTTCGCCTCGCCGATCAATGGCGATAAGCTGTTCCTGTCGCCGGAAATCTCGATGCAGATCCAGCGCGTGCTCAATTCCGACATCGTGATGCAGTTCGACGAATGCACGCCGTATGAAATCAATGGCCGTCCCGCGACCGAGGCCGAAGCAGCGACATCGATGCGCATGTCCCTGCGCTGGGGCAAACGCTCGCGTGATGAATTCGACAAGGGCGAAAATCCGAATGCCTTGTTCGGCATCGTGCAAGGCGGCATGTTCGAGCATCTGCGCGACGAGTCGCTGGCCGGCCTGCAGGAAATCGGCTACGACGGCTACGCCATCGGCGGCCTGTCGGTGGGTGAGCCGAAGGAAGACATGATGCGTGTGCTGGAACATGTCGGTCCGCGCTTGCCGGCCGACAAGCCGCATTATCTGATGGGCGTCGGCACGCCGGAAGATCTGGTGGCTGGGGTGGCCAACGGCGTGGACATGTTCGATTGCGTGATGCCGACGCGCAATGCGCGCAACGGCTGGCTGTTCACGCGCTTCGGCGACCTCAAGATCAAGAATGCACGTTACAAGGATGACGAGAAACCGCTCGACGAAAGCTGCGAATGTTATGCATGTCGCAACTTTTCCCGCGCCTACTTGTACCATTTGCATCGGGCCGGAGAAATCCTCGGCGCCCGGCTCAATACCATTCACAATCTTCACTATTACCTGCAACTGATGCGCGAGATGCGGGCCGCCATCGACGCCGACCGATTCCAGGCATTCGTTGTCCAATTCCATGCGGATCGCGCCCGCGGCGTCTAG
- the queA gene encoding tRNA preQ1(34) S-adenosylmethionine ribosyltransferase-isomerase QueA, whose protein sequence is MYSLSDFDFDLPPELIAQTPLPERSASRLLHVDGDALIDRAFSEIVDLLTPGDLLVFNDTRVLKARFFGVKETGGKVEVLIERVLDDRSVHAQVRASKSPPPGSCIRLADAFDVTVGERAGEFYTLEFPSNVFELIDAHGRLPLPPYIDHAADEFDEKRYQTVYAKEPGAVAAPTAGLHFDQALLDKLHAKGVQCAFVTLHVGAGTFQPVRVENLAEHKMHSEWYTISQATVDAVRAARAAGRNVIAVGTTSLRALESASQSGELQAGSADTALFITPGYVFKTVDRLITNFHLPKSTLLMLVSAFAGYERIRAAYAHAIAQRYRFFSYGDAMLLTGTTC, encoded by the coding sequence GTGCGTCGCGTCTGCTGCACGTGGATGGCGACGCGTTGATCGATCGTGCATTTTCGGAAATTGTCGATCTGCTCACGCCGGGCGATCTGCTGGTATTCAACGACACGCGCGTGCTCAAGGCGCGCTTCTTCGGCGTCAAGGAAACCGGCGGCAAGGTTGAAGTCTTGATCGAGCGCGTGCTCGACGACCGCAGCGTGCATGCACAGGTGCGCGCTTCCAAGTCGCCGCCGCCAGGCAGTTGCATCCGTCTGGCGGATGCGTTCGATGTGACAGTCGGCGAGCGGGCCGGCGAGTTCTACACGCTGGAATTTCCGTCGAATGTGTTCGAGCTGATCGACGCGCATGGCCGCCTGCCGTTGCCGCCTTACATCGATCACGCGGCGGACGAGTTCGACGAAAAACGCTACCAGACCGTGTATGCGAAGGAACCGGGCGCGGTCGCCGCACCGACCGCCGGGCTGCATTTCGATCAGGCGCTGCTCGACAAGTTGCACGCGAAAGGCGTGCAGTGCGCCTTCGTCACGCTGCATGTCGGTGCCGGCACCTTCCAGCCGGTCCGCGTCGAGAATCTTGCGGAACACAAGATGCACAGCGAGTGGTACACCATTTCCCAGGCGACCGTTGATGCAGTGCGTGCCGCCAGGGCCGCAGGCCGCAATGTCATCGCGGTCGGCACTACCAGCCTGCGCGCGCTGGAATCCGCGTCGCAATCGGGCGAGCTGCAAGCAGGCAGCGCGGATACCGCACTGTTCATCACACCCGGCTATGTCTTCAAAACCGTTGATCGACTGATCACCAATTTCCACCTGCCCAAGTCGACCCTGCTGATGCTCGTCTCTGCCTTTGCAGGTTATGAGCGCATCCGCGCCGCCTACGCGCATGCCATCGCGCAGCGCTACCGCTTTTTCAGCTATGGCGATGCAATGTTACTAACCGGAACAACATGCTGA